The Aeromonas jandaei genomic interval TTCGATTTGCTAATAGCAACGGACTCAGCCATGCCCCTCTAAATGCAGTTGCAGCTCTCTTGTCAATTACCGGATCTGACAATTGTACCCCCTGAATAGCGGCAGGAGAATTCATCGCTCCCGCCAGGAACAACACTACTGCAGCGATACCGGGTAATGGGTCACGACGACCTGCTCCAGATTGGGTAACAGGATGCCGCTGCTCACGCCCTTGGCAATCGCCTGATAGCGGTTCATGGAGCCGGTTTTACGAGTGACCTGATTGAGATGGTAATTCACCGTGCGCTCGGTGATGCCGAGAATGCAGGCAATTTCGCACGAGGTTTTCCCTTCACTGGCCCAGAAAAGGCACTCGGTTTCACGCTCGGTCAATAGCTCAGGGGCTGGAGCCTCCTGCATGTTATGACGAACGACCCGAATTGCAGCTTCAAAGATGTAGTTGGACATCCAGGAGAGGATGGGCGAGGACTCCAGCAGCAAATCACTTGATGCCCGCTCGGAAGTAATGAAGGAGAGGATTCCGTTCTCTCCGCCTGCGCCATGCAGTGGGAAGGAGAGGCCATTGCGCAGCCCAAATTCGGCTGCCAGCCCCATCATGTTCATGCTCCCTTCCTGCAGAAAACGGGCCCGCTCGTCGAGCCGGTTCCAGTAGATAGGAAGCGTCTGTTTGCGCGCCAGCTGAATAACGGGGTCGCAAGCCAGCATGTTGTTGTCGGTATAAGTCTGTACCCAGGGAGCAGGACACTGATTGAACAGCACAACTTTGGGGCGCTGCATCGACATGGGAATGATCAGGGTAAAGCCATAGTAGTCATACCCCATATCGAGTGCGAACTGACCAATTAATCTGGCCAGACAATCCCCATCAGTCACCGAAGTGAAATGTTCCAGATATTCAAACAGTTGCTCTCGTTGCATGTGCTAGCCCCCTTGGCAGAGCATGTGATTATAACGGCGAATAGAAAGAGAGAGGGGCCACAATGTTGGTTTTCACAGGAAAATTGAGAGATCACCCGCGAAATGAGATAGAGAACGAGCTCTATCGCTTTCGAAATCGCATCTTTTCTGGTCGTCTGGGCTGGGATGTCGAATCATACCGCGGTCTTGAGCGCGATAGCTTCGACTCCCCGGACACCCACTGGGTACTGATCGAAGACAGCGAAGGGATATGCGGCTGTATCCGCATGCTCGACTGCTCTGGTACCTACATGTTGTCCACCATTTTTCCAACTGCGCTGGCTGGCGAATGCCCTCCCGACACACCCGACATCTGGGAGCTGACTCGTCTGGCCATAGATGCCAGCCGTGCACCTCGCATGGAAAATGGCGTCAGCGAACTCACTTTCGTCATTCTTCGCGAAGTTTATGCTTTTGCCAAAGCCAACGGCATCAAGGAGGTGGTTGGCGTCGCCAGTCTGCCTGCTGAGCGTATCTACCGCAGAATGGGCATACCGATGGAACGTCTGGGCCACCGCCAATCCGTGGATCTCGGGGCCGTCAGAGGCGTTGGCCTACGTTTTCACCTCAATGAACACTTTGGCAAAGTCGTCTCGCAAACCCTGCTGGGTCAATACCAGAGCGTCGAGCACAAGGTGGAACAACTGGCTGCTCAGGTATAAAAAATCCCGGGAGCCCGCCCCGGGACAAATGGCTCGCCATGACTCCGCGCCGGGCTGCCAGCGCGACGAGCCCAGTATCTGCTCCAAAAGGCTCCTCTACCACTGTCAGATATCACAGCACCGCCAGAATGGCGCCATCTCTCGCCGTTGTTGTCCCCGGCGCAGTCACGTAGAGTTATGCTCTGCGCCGAGGGGAGGATGAGGGATGAAAGAGCTGGATTACAAACTGCTGCGGGCACTGGATGCCGTGTTGCAGGAGCAGAATTTCGAGCGAGCAGCTAGGTCGCTGCACATCACCCAATCGGCTATCTCTCAACGCATCAAGCAGCTGGAGCAGCAATTTGCCGAACCGCTGCTCATCCGCAGTCAGCCGTTGCAGGCAACCCCACTGGGGGAAAAGCTGCTGGCTCACTATCGTCAGGTGCACCAGCTCGAACTTGAGCTGGCGGGCGAACTGGCCCCCGCCACGCCAAAAGCTCCTATCCGTATCAGCATCGCCGTCAATGCCGATAGCCTGGCCACCTGGTTTCTGCCCGCTATCGCCCCCTTGCTGGAGCAGCATCCCATCGAACTCAATCTGTTGGTGGATGACGAGAGCCGCACCCTCGACAAGGTTCGCGAGGGCCAAGCCTTCGGCGCCGTCAGCCTGAGCCCCCAGCCACTGGCCGGTTGCTGCGTCGATGAGCTGGGCGAAATGAACTATCAGCTTACCGCCAGCCCCGCGTTCGTGGCGCGCCACTTTCCCCAGGGTCTGACCCGGGAGGCGCTGGCCAAGGCTCCGGCAGTGGCCTTCGATCAACGCGACGACATGCATGTCAGCTTCATGGCGCAACACTTCGGGCTGGAGCCCGGCGGTTATCCCTGCCACACGGTTCACTCGTCCGAGGCCTTCGTCGCCATGGCCGAACAGGGCCTGGCCTATTGTCTCATCCCCGAATTGCAGATCAGAGGCCAGCTCGCTGGCGGATCACTGCTCAACCTCAGTCCCGACTATCTCCTGACGGAACGCCTCTACTGGCACCGCTGGGTACTGGAAAAGGGGGTACACAAGCAGCTCTCCCAACGTCTCATTGACCATGCCAGATCGCAGTTGAAACCACGCTGAGCAGGCCATTCATCTTGGCTTTGCAGGGCTAAAAACGTATAGTGCTGGGCGATCCTTCATCAGGTCTCCACCCAGGTTTTCACTTCAGGTTCCTCACTTATGTTCCAAGACAATCCGCTGCTGGCCCAGCTCAAGCAACAAATCCGCGAAAACATCCCCAAGAAAGAGGGTGTTATCCGCGCCTCCGATCGGGGCTTCGGCTTTCTGGAGGTCGATGAGAAGACCAGCTATTTCGTGCCGCCTCCCTACATGAAGAAGGTGATGCACGGTGACCGGGTGAGCGCCCTGATCCGCACCGAAAAAGAGAAGGAAGTGGCCGAGCCGGATGCCCTGCTGGAGCAGTCCGTCACCCGCTTCGTGGCCCGGGTCAAGATGTTCCGCGACCGCCTCAACGTGGTCGCCGACCACCCGCTGATCAAGGATGCCATCAAGGCCCGCGTCAAGAAGGGTCTGGATGAGAAAGAGTTCAAGGAAGGGGACTGGGTGGTCGCCACCCTCAAACGCCATGCGCTGGTTGACGGCAACTTCTCTGCCGAGATCATCCAGAAGATCGCCGCTCAGGAAGATCACAACGTGCCCTGGTGGGTGGTGCTGGCGCGCCACAACCTGGCCCAGGTCGAACCGGCTGATCTGCCGGAGTGGAAGGTGATCGAAGAGGAGGAGCTGCCCCGTCGTGACCTGACCAAGGTGCCTTTCTTCACCATCGACGGTGCCAAGACCAAGGACATGGACGATGCGCTGGCCATCACCAAGCTGGATAACGGCTGGGAGCTGCTGGTCGCCATCGCCGACCCGACCGCCTATGTGGCCGAAGGGAGCGAGCTGGACAAGGAGGCCGCCCAGCGCGCCTTCACCGTATACATGCCGGGCCGCAACGTACCCATGATCCCGCGCACCCTCTCCGACGAGCTCTGCTCCCTGAAGGAGGGCGAGGAGCGCAACACCCTGTGCGCCCGTCTGCTCATCGCCGAAGATGGTCTGCTGCTGGAAGAGACCGAGTTCTTCGCCGCCCGCATCAGCTCCCACGCCCGTCTCAACTATGACGACGTCTCCGACTGGGCGGAGCATGGCAAAGAGCTGGTCATCGACGCCGGCGTGCAGGCCCAGCTGCCGCTGATGAAGGCCATGACCGAAGCGCGCATCAAGTGGCGCACCGAACATGCGCTGGTATTCCCGGATCGTCCCGACTACGACTTCGAGCTGGGCGAGAATGGCGAAGTGCTGGCTATCCACGTCGAGCCACGCCGCATCGCCAACCGCATGGTGGAAGAGTCGATGATCGCCGCCAACATCTGCGCCGGTCGCGTGCTGGGCAAGAGCGTCGGTTACGGCATCTTCAACGTTCACACCGGCTTTGACGAAGAGTCCCTCGACGGCGCCATCGACCTGCTGAAGAGTGCCGAAGCCCCGTTCGAGCGCGACGAGATCGCCAGCCTCTCCGGCTTCTGTGCCCTGCGCCGCTGGATCGACAACCTCGACACCCGCTGGCTGGATGGCAAGATCCGCCGTTTCCAGAGCTATGCGCTGATGTCCTCCGAGCCGGGCGCCCACTACGGCCTGGGTCTGGATGCCTACGCCACCTGGACGTCACCTATTCGCAAGTACGGCGATATGGTCAACCATCGTCTGCTCAAAGCCGTTATCGCCGGCAAGACCCCGGGCGAGCGCCCGAGCACCGAACTCACCGAGCATCTGACCGCCTGCCGCCGTCTGCACCGCATGGTGGAGCGCGACATCGGCGACTGGCTCTATGTCCGTTATCTGAAAGCCGCCGCGGGCACCGATCAGGTGTTCAACGCCGAGATCATCGACGTGATGCGTGCCGGTCTCAAGCTGCGTCTGCAGGAGAACGGCGCCGTGGTCTTCATGCCTGCCCGTCATATCCTCGACAACAAGGATCGACTGGAGTGCAACTGGGACAACGGCCGCGTCTATCTGGACAAGACCGAGGTGGTCTACGAGCTCGGCCAGATCATCGAGGTGAAGCTGACCGAAGCGGTGGAAGAGACCCGTTCTCTCATCGCCAAACCGGCGGTAGATCTGGTACCGGGCGCAGCACCGGAAGCGCCGGTCGCCGAGAACAGTGCTGATAACGCCGCGGCACCGGCCGATGAAGCCGGCAAGGCGGAATAAATCCCCCTCTCCAGAGCCCGCCACTGTGCGGGCTCTTCTTTTCATAATCCTTCAAATCTCCCTGCCAACCGGCCACTGATTGCTGTTACCCGTAACAGTTAATAGCCCCATGCAAAGCCCGTCATCACGCACCATAAAAGGAGCCAAAATCTGGGCTCTGGATCTCCATTTTGACATTTCAATCAATAAATTAAACGGACTCTATATATACTCGCGGGGTTAGACCCAAAGGGATATTGGCATGCAGGAATGGGATCCGGAACACTTCACCAACTTTGCCCAGTTATGCGAAGTCAGCCTCGCTACCATTCGTGACAAGACAGATGCCGACTACCTCTATCTCTGGCTGAAATCCCCCGAACCGAAACTCTATCGCTTCCAGCTGGAGCAGGGGCTGACGACGCTCGATCTCACCCATCTGGATGCGTTGCCCCTGCCCCACACCTTGATCGACAAGGCGATTCATCAGGGCCAGCTGATGATCGAGCCGGTTCACCAGCCTCCGGACGAGCGGGATGAATCGGAGCCCCAGCCTCCTCGTCTGCGCGCCTGCTTCCCCCTCAAACGTCACTTGAAGCTGGAAGGGGTCATCTACCTCGAAACCCACCGCCGGATCGATCGCCTCTCCCGCCATCAGCGTCAGGGGATCCAGCTGCTGATCCACTACCTGACCGCCGAACTGAGCAACCATCTGCTCGCAGATCAGGTTGATCAGGAGCGGGACCAGCGACTGCATACCCAGACAGATCTGGTGCAGAGTCAGGCGCTGCAGGGCTCCTTCCTCACCATGCTGCAGGCACTGCACATGGTCAGCGTCACCCTTTCCCGCAGCCGCAGCGAGAACCAGTTACTGCGTGATGCCGTGCTGCTGGCACGCAAGGAGCTGCAATTTGACCGGGTTGCCATCTTTCTCATTGAGCCCGACGGCAAGACCATGCGCGGCACCTGGGGCACCAGTGAAGAGGGAGAGCTGGTCGACGAACACGACTTTGTCAGCCCTATCCCGGATCACCCCACGGTGCAGGAGGCGCTCAAGCGCAAGGATTACGTGCTGGTGCTGGAAGATACCCCTCTCTACTACGAGAAACAGCAGGTGGGACAGGGCTGGAACGCCATGGTATCGCTCTGGGATGGCGCCATCCCCATCGGCTGGAT includes:
- a CDS encoding GGDEF domain-containing protein, coding for MQEWDPEHFTNFAQLCEVSLATIRDKTDADYLYLWLKSPEPKLYRFQLEQGLTTLDLTHLDALPLPHTLIDKAIHQGQLMIEPVHQPPDERDESEPQPPRLRACFPLKRHLKLEGVIYLETHRRIDRLSRHQRQGIQLLIHYLTAELSNHLLADQVDQERDQRLHTQTDLVQSQALQGSFLTMLQALHMVSVTLSRSRSENQLLRDAVLLARKELQFDRVAIFLIEPDGKTMRGTWGTSEEGELVDEHDFVSPIPDHPTVQEALKRKDYVLVLEDTPLYYEKQQVGQGWNAMVSLWDGAIPIGWIAADNLLWHRPLKAYQSEIFKQYAAILSQLLIRQRTQEQLERLNRELEERVAERTMQLAETNRALEEANRRLSLLSLEDPLTGIANRRQWDITMQREWEWARRTQSLLAVLMIDVDEFKGYNDHFGHAKGDECLQQVARVLQEAERRRTNLVARYGGEEFVILLCAPQPGEAEQLAERIHEGLARLHLPHPASRVADFITVSIGFSYLVPSQDEAWQSLTEQADQALYHAKSEGRARTLAYR
- a CDS encoding LysR family transcriptional regulator ArgP; this translates as MKELDYKLLRALDAVLQEQNFERAARSLHITQSAISQRIKQLEQQFAEPLLIRSQPLQATPLGEKLLAHYRQVHQLELELAGELAPATPKAPIRISIAVNADSLATWFLPAIAPLLEQHPIELNLLVDDESRTLDKVREGQAFGAVSLSPQPLAGCCVDELGEMNYQLTASPAFVARHFPQGLTREALAKAPAVAFDQRDDMHVSFMAQHFGLEPGGYPCHTVHSSEAFVAMAEQGLAYCLIPELQIRGQLAGGSLLNLSPDYLLTERLYWHRWVLEKGVHKQLSQRLIDHARSQLKPR
- a CDS encoding LuxR family transcriptional regulator — its product is MQREQLFEYLEHFTSVTDGDCLARLIGQFALDMGYDYYGFTLIIPMSMQRPKVVLFNQCPAPWVQTYTDNNMLACDPVIQLARKQTLPIYWNRLDERARFLQEGSMNMMGLAAEFGLRNGLSFPLHGAGGENGILSFITSERASSDLLLESSPILSWMSNYIFEAAIRVVRHNMQEAPAPELLTERETECLFWASEGKTSCEIACILGITERTVNYHLNQVTRKTGSMNRYQAIAKGVSSGILLPNLEQVVVTHYPVSLQ
- a CDS encoding exoribonuclease II, whose amino-acid sequence is MFQDNPLLAQLKQQIRENIPKKEGVIRASDRGFGFLEVDEKTSYFVPPPYMKKVMHGDRVSALIRTEKEKEVAEPDALLEQSVTRFVARVKMFRDRLNVVADHPLIKDAIKARVKKGLDEKEFKEGDWVVATLKRHALVDGNFSAEIIQKIAAQEDHNVPWWVVLARHNLAQVEPADLPEWKVIEEEELPRRDLTKVPFFTIDGAKTKDMDDALAITKLDNGWELLVAIADPTAYVAEGSELDKEAAQRAFTVYMPGRNVPMIPRTLSDELCSLKEGEERNTLCARLLIAEDGLLLEETEFFAARISSHARLNYDDVSDWAEHGKELVIDAGVQAQLPLMKAMTEARIKWRTEHALVFPDRPDYDFELGENGEVLAIHVEPRRIANRMVEESMIAANICAGRVLGKSVGYGIFNVHTGFDEESLDGAIDLLKSAEAPFERDEIASLSGFCALRRWIDNLDTRWLDGKIRRFQSYALMSSEPGAHYGLGLDAYATWTSPIRKYGDMVNHRLLKAVIAGKTPGERPSTELTEHLTACRRLHRMVERDIGDWLYVRYLKAAAGTDQVFNAEIIDVMRAGLKLRLQENGAVVFMPARHILDNKDRLECNWDNGRVYLDKTEVVYELGQIIEVKLTEAVEETRSLIAKPAVDLVPGAAPEAPVAENSADNAAAPADEAGKAE
- a CDS encoding acyl-homoserine-lactone synthase, which gives rise to MLVFTGKLRDHPRNEIENELYRFRNRIFSGRLGWDVESYRGLERDSFDSPDTHWVLIEDSEGICGCIRMLDCSGTYMLSTIFPTALAGECPPDTPDIWELTRLAIDASRAPRMENGVSELTFVILREVYAFAKANGIKEVVGVASLPAERIYRRMGIPMERLGHRQSVDLGAVRGVGLRFHLNEHFGKVVSQTLLGQYQSVEHKVEQLAAQV